The following is a genomic window from Aeromonas sp. FDAARGOS 1405.
CCCCATTGCGGGGCCCGTTTTTATTGCTGGTCTGGCGGCAAGCGAGCGGCGATCAGCCGTTGACCCTGAACACCTGACCGGTCTGGATGCCCAACACCGACTTCTTGTAAGCCTGCGCTACCTTGGCGGCAGGCACCGGCACGAACCCCGGGAAGAAGTCAGCGTATTTGTCCATCGACTCCGCCAGCACGGTGGGGCTCACCACGTTGATGCGAAGGCCCCTTGGCAGCTCGCAGGCGGCCGCTTTCACAAAGTGCTCGATGGCGCCGTTGACTGTGCTGGCGCTCACGCCCCAGTTGATCGGCTCCTCGCTCAGGATGCCGCTGATCAGGGTGATGGAACCTTTGTCGCTCAGGTGGGGGATAGCGGCACGGGTCAGGTTGATCTGGCCCATCAGCTTGCTCTCCAGTCCCACCTGCCACTGTTCGTCGGTCATCTCGGTCAGGCCGTTGAAGGCCACGCTGCCGCTGGCGACAACCAGTGCATCAAACTGGCCCAGCTTGGCGAACAGCGCCTTGATGGAGGCGGGATCGCGCATGTCGACCGTGGCATCGCCACGACTGTGGCCGACCCGGATCACCTGATGATCTTTGGCAAGCAGTTCACTGACTGCGGAACCGACGGTGCCGGAGGCACCCACAATCACAATTTTCATCTGCATCACTCCTGGTTGGAATGTATCGATTCTAGCGCAACAGAAAATGTGAAAAAGCGCGTAAAATAAACCCATTGTTTCCATATTGGAGCTAATGATGGATATCGCCCATCTGGCCAGCTTTTATGAGGTGGTGCTGCGCGGCAGTTTCTCGGCTGCGGCCGATACGCTGGGGGTCAGCAAGGGGATGCTGAGCCGCCACGTCAGCGCGCTGGAGTCCTCCCTCAATGCGCAACTGTTGCAGCGCACCACCCGCCGCCTCAGTCTGACCGAGGCGGGCAAGACCCTCTACCAGCAGGCGGGGGAGATCTTCGCGCTGGCTCGGCAGGCGGAGCAGGATATTCAGGCGCTGACCGAAGAGGATTGCGGACGACTGCGTTTTACCTGCCCGGTCAGCACCGGCGATCGCATGGTGAGCGAGCTGCTGACCAGCTTTGCCGCGCTCTGCCCGGGAGTGGAGGTGGAGCTCAACTTCACCAACCAGATGGTCGACATGAGCCAGGGAGAGAACGACATCGCCCTGCGCGCCATGAGCGAAGTGCCGGATAATCTGGTGGCCCTGCCGCTGGGGCGGCTCAAGGATGTGGTGGTGGCGAGCCCCGCACTGGTGGCGCGAGAGGGGCGTCTTGCCACTCCCTATGAGCTGAGCGGGCGCAGCTGCCTGTTGCAGGGGCACAATCCGGCCTGGGAGCAGTGGCACTTTATCCATGAGGGGGAAGAGGCCCACATTCTGGTGCAGGGCAAGGTGCGGGCCAACCACTACAGCACAGTGTTGCAACTGGCGCGCGCTGGTATGGGCTATGCCAAGTGCCCGTTGATGCTGGTGGAATCGCTGCTGATGGCGGGGGAGCTGGTGACCGTGCTTGACGAGTGGCAGAGCGGTCTGCATCAGCTTCATGTGCTGCATGCCCAGCAGCGACGGGTGCCGCGCAAGATCCGGCTGTTCAAGCAGGTGTTGGCCCAG
Proteins encoded in this region:
- a CDS encoding short chain dehydrogenase — protein: MKIVIVGASGTVGSAVSELLAKDHQVIRVGHSRGDATVDMRDPASIKALFAKLGQFDALVVASGSVAFNGLTEMTDEQWQVGLESKLMGQINLTRAAIPHLSDKGSITLISGILSEEPINWGVSASTVNGAIEHFVKAAACELPRGLRINVVSPTVLAESMDKYADFFPGFVPVPAAKVAQAYKKSVLGIQTGQVFRVNG
- a CDS encoding LysR family transcriptional regulator encodes the protein MDIAHLASFYEVVLRGSFSAAADTLGVSKGMLSRHVSALESSLNAQLLQRTTRRLSLTEAGKTLYQQAGEIFALARQAEQDIQALTEEDCGRLRFTCPVSTGDRMVSELLTSFAALCPGVEVELNFTNQMVDMSQGENDIALRAMSEVPDNLVALPLGRLKDVVVASPALVAREGRLATPYELSGRSCLLQGHNPAWEQWHFIHEGEEAHILVQGKVRANHYSTVLQLARAGMGYAKCPLMLVESLLMAGELVTVLDEWQSGLHQLHVLHAQQRRVPRKIRLFKQVLAQWFAERPHYLL